In bacterium, one genomic interval encodes:
- a CDS encoding glycoside hydrolase family 130 protein, with product MKQKSKLTIRGPALPNIPWEEKPAGYPHPVWRYSGNPIVPRDAIPTANSIFNSAVVPCGDGFVGVFRVDNMSRGSALHTGWSRDGLGWRIEHKPIRFAKPIKDLPYEYAYDPRVVRLGDRYYVTWCNGIHGDPTIGCAWTKDFRTYVAMENITLPCNRNGVLFPRKIGGKFALLSRPSDTGHTPFGNIYYSESPDMVFWGRHRFVMGTNGGWQRTKVGPGPVPLETTEGWLMFYHGVINTCSGLTYSFGAALLDLDEPWRVRYRAKPYLINPREYYECVGDVPNVCFPVGVLADSRTGRLAIYYGAADTVIALAFAQVDELIAYIKTNAE from the coding sequence ATGAAACAAAAAAGCAAACTAACGATCAGAGGTCCTGCATTACCCAACATTCCTTGGGAGGAGAAACCCGCCGGCTACCCGCATCCCGTGTGGCGCTATAGCGGGAATCCGATTGTACCGCGGGACGCGATACCCACGGCCAACAGTATTTTCAACAGCGCGGTCGTGCCCTGCGGCGATGGGTTCGTAGGCGTATTTCGCGTGGACAACATGAGTCGGGGCAGTGCCCTGCACACCGGGTGGAGCCGGGACGGCCTGGGCTGGCGGATCGAGCATAAACCGATCCGCTTCGCCAAGCCGATCAAGGATCTTCCCTATGAGTACGCCTACGATCCGCGCGTGGTGCGGCTGGGGGACCGCTATTACGTGACCTGGTGCAATGGTATCCATGGTGATCCAACCATCGGGTGCGCCTGGACGAAGGATTTCCGCACGTATGTTGCGATGGAGAACATCACTTTGCCTTGTAACCGCAATGGGGTCCTCTTCCCTCGCAAGATCGGCGGCAAGTTTGCGTTACTCAGCCGTCCAAGCGATACCGGCCACACGCCGTTCGGCAATATCTACTATAGCGAGAGCCCGGATATGGTTTTCTGGGGTCGGCACCGTTTTGTCATGGGGACCAACGGCGGCTGGCAACGTACCAAGGTTGGCCCCGGCCCCGTGCCGCTGGAAACGACCGAGGGCTGGCTGATGTTCTACCACGGGGTGATCAATACTTGCAGTGGCCTGACCTATTCTTTTGGTGCGGCCCTGCTCGATCTCGACGAGCCGTGGCGTGTGCGGTACCGCGCGAAACCCTACCTGATCAACCCGCGTGAGTACTATGAATGCGTCGGCGATGTGCCGAATGTGTGTTTCCCCGTGGGGGTGCTCGCCGACAGCCGGACCGGCCGGTTGGCCATCTACTACGGCGCCGCCGATACCGTCATCGCCCTGGCCTTTGCGCAGGTGGATGAGTTGATCGCCTACATCAAGACCAACGCGGAGTAG
- a CDS encoding Gfo/Idh/MocA family oxidoreductase: MSLVSNTDHIRLGIIGMTEGNGHPYSWSAIFNGYDRKAMMEECPFAGIPGYLNKEPEASLRIQGATVTHIYCDQHQDAEKVAKCSLIPHVVDKPEEMIGQVDAVVIATDIGSEHVNRVRPFVEAGLPVFVDKPLCDNQKDLGIFRKWIVDEARPIMSSSCMRYAKEFAPYHRRTEELGQLRFVSMPMAKKWETYGIHALESIFPIVGPGFETIQNLGTAQRNIVHMTHRRGIDIVIGCIKDIQYGGALCLGGTAGNITLTSQDTFYAFKAQLQAFVDFLRSGTYPFPFSETDELMRLVMGGIESREAGGKVIEIGSGKDFLTE, from the coding sequence ATGAGTCTTGTTTCAAATACGGATCACATTCGTCTGGGAATTATCGGGATGACTGAAGGCAATGGGCATCCTTACAGCTGGAGTGCGATTTTTAATGGCTATGACCGGAAGGCTATGATGGAAGAATGTCCGTTTGCGGGGATTCCGGGCTATCTTAACAAAGAACCTGAGGCGTCACTACGGATTCAGGGCGCTACGGTGACCCATATTTATTGTGATCAGCACCAGGATGCGGAGAAAGTGGCGAAGTGTTCACTGATCCCTCATGTGGTTGATAAGCCTGAAGAGATGATTGGGCAGGTCGATGCCGTGGTTATCGCCACGGACATCGGCAGTGAACATGTGAATCGTGTCAGACCGTTTGTTGAGGCCGGGCTGCCGGTTTTCGTCGACAAGCCGTTGTGTGACAATCAGAAAGACCTGGGCATTTTTCGAAAATGGATTGTCGATGAAGCCAGGCCGATCATGTCCTCAAGCTGTATGCGCTACGCCAAGGAATTCGCACCCTACCATCGGCGAACGGAGGAATTGGGGCAACTCCGGTTTGTGTCTATGCCAATGGCTAAGAAATGGGAGACCTATGGCATCCACGCGCTGGAGTCGATTTTTCCGATCGTCGGGCCGGGATTTGAGACGATTCAGAATCTTGGGACGGCGCAACGGAATATTGTACATATGACGCACCGGCGTGGGATTGATATTGTGATCGGCTGCATCAAAGACATTCAGTACGGCGGGGCACTGTGTTTAGGCGGTACGGCGGGAAATATCACGCTCACGTCCCAGGATACGTTTTATGCTTTTAAGGCGCAGTTGCAGGCGTTTGTCGATTTCCTGCGTTCCGGAACATACCCATTCCCGTTTAGTGAAACCGATGAATTGATGCGATTGGTGATGGGTGGCATCGAAAGCCGGGAAGCTGGGGGCAAGGTTATCGAGATTGGGAGCGGAAAGGATTTTTTGACAGAATGA
- a CDS encoding choice-of-anchor Q domain-containing protein: MNRKMLFIGRPIGCFSRLLLPGLVFMLVAADRAGAATLYVGAGQTYSTISSAIAAAASSGDIISIETNVQTECGIVINKSLTIQGHGITNTILQGATAAGLAANRIFDKPNGSYNITIRDMTIQYGYLTSGSGAALWIENGNSPNVLLLNCLFASNFVVSASGCGGAIRMESDTGNLTVSNCTFIGNMATNNNAGYGGAINSRRGATSIAGCTFINNLADKAGGAWSASPFWTAASVQNSTFVGNIALKTGGGDGTGGAIQMENSAAVTGFVYNCTIYSNSANSGGGIRSGQNYATHIVNVHSTIIAANTAPGGGADIWNSSTFMATNSLIQSWPVGGTALTGGNNVTGQAAKLSPLAANGGSTLTCVLASDSLAINAGSNPLNLTTDQRGIGYERVIGGTADIGAYEYGALGPASLAYSGTTFAEDPANNGSINTNTPIIITLITNDTFVGTIGDNFATNNAKVLISNIPAGLWPVMTLLSTTQLSVIVTGAAPANTSVDSITNLTFAFQNGAFGRGNAGFVAGATRSDLQVTFKPDTFPRLLDVLSEPAAGAYGLRKLRGAYAGYAIKARRSSDNTTSNIGFTVSGDLDVTTLTNFVGAGNSGYIDTWYDQSGNARNLAQATTAQQRVIVSSGALVVFPGTQRPAHSRGGAGESFTGAINYGATIQAVSSVIYPLSNASLSHNVYDGSSSARPMLWIDTANNLEFDAGDFRSGSVLNTGVVTTYVNPSSSSNRAAYSTGNLIGTPSATKYSNSSEQVAGRGTGSGFNGYYSEIILFTSDIATNSDRQKLEGDEALYFGLTNSLPAGHPYKTQAPVPLPTVLYSTRTFTEANPFNTGAINNTTPMLITLTLNTFTGTDGSQITNNVVVSNLPAGLTVSMVRTNGGTNAVVTLLGNATQNAASNTLANLGFSFQNAAFTIGSAAQIIDASVTNLTVQFYDPVASGALTYAGTNFQEDATWNDGRISTTNTITLTGDTFNSPGGGDFVAAGWVTPTSIPVGLTAVVTYVTSSNLNVTLSGRATSHTAANSTNNLGLTFQNAAFNGANASLITSASVTNLSVTFLDPATNVQLLYTNGTVFSESAANDGSIATTLGIVLTNDLFNGTNGENFVATGKVLTNNIPAGLTAVVTRVSLTNLTATLTGNALLHSSPNNASNLTFNFQNSAFHNTAASAVTNANRSDLSVQFINPVLTYVGTGLAESWRNDGTFSDSTPVLVNLVGDTFAGALGGNLAGAGVIFANVPSGLTGVATKTAAQQVSLTFSGQAVAHSSANNTNFTVSFGNAAFVNTAASFVTNSGPTNLTVTFVNALSNLYVATAANGGSDSNDGSQAHPFATLTNALAHARDGFNDTINVGTGVFTQCGITVAKGVTIHGAGVDATIIQGATTRSNATDRVFNLNGNSVRPNFGLNNLTVRYGYTSGDGAGLQIDYNSSSYWSTYVENCTFTMNDLNGGGDGGGAIVQNRYPGLLFVRNCTFTNNTSPKAGGAIYMRGMGGMEISGCAFAQNQAASGGGGLYMDYATSGMTTIKNSTFANNSTPNNSGGGIYFGGRSAFTGVVYNCTFYSNSATYGGGIFIENDIGTPSTIQLSSCLLASNSAPTAPELYIRLNALTTLSACLAQGGIGGTGTYADGGGNQIGVNAKVLPLAANGGPTLTCALAPDSPARDTGANPLFLTTDQRGTGYGRVRGSAADVGAYEYGAGSLIYSTNWFGESFPFDAGIINNSSNLVITLTGDTFTGTDGSQITNNVVVTNLPAGLTVSMIRSNNGTTALVTLLGNATQHAASNTVYNFGFAFQNAAFTLGNASQIGNYSDTNLTIQFYDQVTSGNLAYSGTNFQEDATWNDGRISTTNTITLTGDTFNSPGGGDFVAAGWVTPTNIPVGLTAVVTYVNSGTCTVTLAGQATSHAAASSTNNLGLAFSNAAFFGNNASLIANASVTNLSVTFIDPATNVQLLYGGTVFSEAAANDGSISNSISITLTNDLFNGTNGENFVATGKVHTNNIPAGLTAAITRVNITNLTATLTGNALLHNTSDNVVNLTFTFQDSAFHNTAASAITNANRSDLSVQFINPVLTYAGSFVESWRNDGSFSDSTPVVVTLAGDSFTGAIGANLLGSGVTVTKVPAGLTAVATKTAAQTVSLTFSGTALANEAANSTNVTVSFGDLAFTRGPASVVTNSGATNIAVTFVSALSNLYVATVANGGSDMTGNGSLANPYATITNALAHARDGYGDTINVGPGIFTECGITVDRGVIIHGAGQNVTIVQGAATRSSAADRVFNLRGGGGGSIGKNFSINNLTVRYGYTTNSGAGLQVDNGSNPYWNTYLENCTFTMNDQNGGSGSGGAIQVNKFPSVTHLRNCTITSNTTSHAGGGLYVRGSAGLEISGCTFGWNSASNTAGTGGGAIYIDNIGGGMATIENSTYAYNQALGSTKGGALYFYLGSSCTAEVYNCTVYSNSASYQGGGIYIDNSVTPGRVLVTSSLVAPNSAPSGGAEIYVVSAAPAVISQCLVQGAIAGTYTDGGGNQMGVNAKVLPLADNGGPTWTCALAVDSPARETGSNPLNLTTDQRGAGYTRQIGAGVDIGAFEYGAGPVGSVYKVR; the protein is encoded by the coding sequence ATGAATCGCAAGATGTTGTTTATCGGTCGGCCCATTGGATGCTTCTCTCGCCTCTTGCTTCCCGGGCTGGTGTTCATGCTAGTCGCGGCGGATAGGGCCGGTGCGGCGACACTCTACGTGGGCGCCGGGCAAACCTACTCGACCATCAGCAGCGCCATCGCCGCAGCGGCTTCTTCCGGCGATATCATCAGCATCGAGACCAATGTCCAGACCGAATGTGGCATCGTGATCAACAAGTCCCTGACCATCCAGGGGCACGGCATCACCAACACGATCCTGCAGGGAGCGACAGCGGCCGGCCTGGCTGCGAACCGTATTTTCGACAAGCCGAATGGTAGCTACAACATCACCATCCGCGACATGACAATCCAGTATGGATACCTCACCAGCGGCAGCGGAGCGGCCCTGTGGATCGAAAACGGCAACTCGCCAAACGTGCTGCTTCTGAACTGTCTATTCGCTTCAAACTTTGTGGTAAGCGCCTCCGGCTGCGGCGGGGCGATACGCATGGAGTCCGATACCGGAAATCTCACGGTCAGCAACTGCACCTTCATCGGCAACATGGCCACAAATAACAACGCTGGCTATGGCGGCGCAATTAACTCTCGTCGCGGCGCAACGTCGATCGCTGGCTGCACCTTTATCAACAACCTCGCCGATAAAGCGGGCGGCGCTTGGTCGGCGAGTCCGTTCTGGACGGCGGCGAGCGTCCAGAATTCGACCTTTGTCGGCAACATTGCCCTCAAAACTGGTGGCGGCGACGGTACTGGTGGCGCAATCCAGATGGAGAACTCGGCCGCTGTGACCGGTTTCGTTTACAACTGCACCATCTACTCCAACTCGGCAAACTCGGGCGGTGGCATCCGCAGCGGCCAAAACTATGCTACGCACATAGTCAACGTTCACAGTACCATCATCGCCGCGAACACGGCACCCGGCGGCGGTGCGGATATCTGGAACAGCAGCACATTCATGGCGACAAACAGTCTGATCCAGTCCTGGCCAGTAGGAGGCACCGCGCTTACGGGCGGGAACAACGTCACGGGACAGGCCGCGAAACTGTCCCCGTTGGCTGCCAACGGTGGCTCGACCCTGACCTGTGTGCTGGCATCCGACAGTCTGGCCATTAACGCAGGTTCCAACCCACTGAATCTCACCACCGATCAACGTGGTATAGGATACGAGCGCGTCATCGGCGGGACGGCCGACATCGGCGCCTACGAGTACGGTGCCCTCGGCCCCGCAAGTCTCGCGTACAGCGGCACAACGTTTGCGGAAGATCCGGCCAACAATGGCAGTATCAATACGAATACGCCGATCATCATAACCCTTATCACGAACGACACTTTCGTCGGCACAATAGGCGATAACTTCGCGACCAACAACGCCAAGGTTCTCATCAGCAACATACCGGCGGGACTCTGGCCGGTGATGACCCTGCTGAGCACCACGCAACTGAGCGTCATCGTGACCGGCGCGGCCCCGGCCAACACTTCGGTTGACAGCATCACCAACCTCACGTTTGCATTTCAGAACGGGGCTTTCGGCAGGGGGAATGCCGGCTTTGTGGCCGGGGCCACCCGCTCGGACCTCCAGGTGACGTTCAAACCCGACACCTTCCCCAGATTGTTGGACGTTCTGTCCGAACCGGCGGCCGGTGCCTATGGTCTGCGGAAACTCCGCGGTGCTTATGCAGGATACGCGATCAAAGCGCGCCGCTCGTCCGACAATACGACCTCCAACATCGGCTTCACGGTGAGCGGCGATCTCGATGTCACGACGCTGACCAATTTTGTGGGTGCAGGCAACAGCGGATACATCGATACTTGGTACGACCAAAGCGGCAATGCGCGGAATCTCGCCCAGGCGACAACCGCCCAACAGCGCGTGATTGTCAGCAGCGGAGCCTTGGTTGTCTTTCCCGGCACGCAGAGACCGGCCCACTCGCGGGGAGGCGCCGGGGAGTCGTTCACGGGCGCGATCAATTATGGCGCGACGATTCAGGCTGTGTCCAGCGTCATCTACCCCCTATCAAACGCAAGCTTGTCTCACAACGTTTACGACGGTAGCAGCAGCGCCAGGCCCATGCTGTGGATCGATACTGCCAATAATCTTGAATTCGATGCAGGCGACTTCAGAAGCGGATCTGTCTTGAACACCGGCGTTGTGACGACCTACGTGAATCCGAGCAGTAGCAGCAATCGGGCGGCCTATTCGACTGGCAACTTGATTGGCACGCCAAGCGCGACCAAGTATTCGAACTCCTCGGAACAAGTGGCGGGCAGAGGCACGGGGAGTGGTTTCAATGGTTACTACTCGGAAATAATACTCTTTACCTCGGACATCGCCACGAATTCCGACCGGCAGAAACTGGAGGGCGACGAAGCCTTGTACTTCGGGTTGACAAACAGTTTGCCGGCGGGGCACCCGTATAAGACGCAGGCGCCCGTGCCCCTGCCGACGGTTCTCTACAGTACCAGGACGTTCACCGAGGCGAATCCGTTCAACACCGGCGCCATCAACAATACCACCCCGATGCTGATTACCCTGACGCTGAACACCTTCACCGGGACGGATGGCAGTCAGATCACGAACAACGTGGTGGTCTCCAACCTGCCGGCCGGTCTGACCGTTTCCATGGTCCGCACCAATGGCGGCACCAATGCAGTGGTCACATTGCTCGGAAACGCCACACAGAACGCGGCGAGCAACACGTTGGCTAATCTGGGATTCAGTTTCCAGAACGCCGCATTCACCATCGGTTCTGCCGCGCAGATTATCGATGCCAGCGTTACCAACCTGACAGTTCAATTCTACGACCCGGTGGCCAGCGGCGCCCTGACGTATGCGGGAACGAACTTCCAAGAGGATGCCACCTGGAACGATGGACGGATCAGCACGACGAATACCATCACGCTTACGGGCGACACCTTTAATTCACCGGGTGGTGGCGACTTTGTGGCGGCAGGGTGGGTGACGCCCACCAGTATCCCAGTCGGTTTGACGGCGGTCGTAACCTATGTCACCAGCAGTAATCTCAACGTCACGTTGAGCGGTCGAGCCACGTCGCATACGGCGGCCAACAGTACGAATAACCTGGGCCTGACATTCCAGAACGCGGCGTTTAATGGCGCCAACGCGTCGTTGATTACCAGCGCCTCGGTCACGAACCTCAGCGTGACCTTCCTGGATCCCGCCACTAACGTCCAGTTGCTCTACACCAACGGCACAGTCTTCAGCGAATCGGCGGCCAACGACGGCAGCATTGCCACCACGCTGGGGATCGTCCTGACGAACGACCTGTTCAACGGCACCAATGGCGAGAACTTTGTGGCCACCGGCAAAGTGCTGACGAACAACATCCCCGCCGGGCTGACCGCCGTGGTCACGCGGGTGAGCCTCACCAACCTGACGGCCACACTGACCGGCAATGCGCTGCTGCACTCCAGCCCGAACAACGCCAGCAACCTGACCTTTAACTTCCAGAACAGCGCCTTTCATAACACGGCGGCCTCGGCCGTCACCAACGCCAACCGTTCGGATCTGTCGGTGCAGTTCATCAACCCGGTGTTGACCTACGTGGGCACCGGATTGGCGGAATCGTGGCGGAATGACGGCACGTTCAGTGACAGCACGCCGGTGCTGGTGAACCTGGTCGGCGACACTTTCGCCGGGGCGCTTGGCGGGAACCTGGCCGGTGCCGGGGTCATCTTCGCCAACGTGCCGTCCGGCCTGACGGGGGTGGCGACGAAGACGGCGGCCCAGCAGGTGTCGCTTACTTTCTCCGGCCAGGCCGTGGCCCACAGTTCCGCCAATAATACTAACTTCACCGTCAGTTTTGGAAACGCGGCATTTGTGAACACCGCGGCGTCCTTCGTCACCAACAGCGGCCCCACCAACCTGACCGTGACCTTTGTCAACGCGCTCAGCAACCTCTACGTGGCGACCGCCGCGAACGGCGGCAGCGACAGCAACGACGGGTCGCAGGCCCACCCCTTCGCCACCCTCACAAATGCGCTGGCGCATGCCCGCGACGGGTTTAACGACACGATTAACGTGGGAACAGGAGTCTTCACGCAGTGCGGCATTACGGTCGCCAAGGGCGTCACCATCCATGGGGCGGGAGTGGACGCGACGATCATCCAGGGCGCCACGACCCGCTCGAATGCGACAGACCGGGTCTTCAATCTCAACGGCAACAGCGTTCGGCCGAACTTCGGCCTCAACAACCTGACGGTCCGGTACGGTTATACAAGCGGCGATGGGGCCGGATTACAGATCGATTACAACAGCAGTTCCTACTGGAGCACCTATGTGGAGAACTGCACGTTCACCATGAACGACTTGAATGGAGGAGGCGACGGGGGTGGCGCCATTGTCCAGAACAGGTACCCCGGTCTCTTGTTCGTCCGGAACTGCACGTTCACGAACAACACGTCACCCAAGGCTGGCGGCGCGATCTACATGCGCGGCATGGGGGGGATGGAGATAAGCGGCTGCGCCTTCGCCCAAAACCAGGCCGCTTCGGGTGGTGGTGGCCTCTACATGGACTATGCTACCTCGGGCATGACGACGATCAAGAACTCCACGTTCGCGAACAACAGTACGCCGAACAATTCCGGTGGCGGCATCTATTTCGGCGGGCGGAGCGCCTTTACGGGCGTTGTGTACAACTGCACGTTCTACTCGAACAGTGCGACGTATGGCGGCGGGATCTTCATCGAAAACGACATTGGAACGCCGAGCACCATACAATTGAGCAGTTGCCTTTTGGCCTCGAACAGCGCGCCTACGGCTCCGGAACTGTATATACGCTTGAACGCCTTGACCACCCTGAGCGCCTGTTTGGCCCAGGGCGGAATCGGGGGCACAGGCACGTATGCCGATGGCGGCGGCAACCAGATAGGCGTTAATGCTAAAGTGCTTCCGTTGGCCGCCAATGGCGGGCCAACCCTAACCTGTGCGCTGGCTCCCGACAGCCCGGCCCGGGACACTGGCGCCAACCCGTTGTTCCTCACCACCGATCAGCGCGGGACTGGATATGGCCGCGTGCGCGGTTCAGCCGCCGATGTCGGTGCCTACGAGTACGGCGCCGGCAGTTTGATCTACAGCACCAACTGGTTTGGGGAGTCGTTCCCCTTCGACGCGGGCATCATCAATAATTCGAGCAACCTGGTGATCACGCTGACAGGCGATACCTTCACCGGTACGGACGGCAGCCAGATTACGAACAACGTGGTGGTCACCAACCTACCCGCCGGCCTGACGGTCTCCATGATCCGCAGCAACAACGGCACCACAGCCCTGGTTACGTTACTCGGCAACGCCACCCAGCACGCCGCCAGCAACACGGTTTACAACTTTGGTTTTGCCTTCCAGAACGCCGCTTTCACGTTGGGTAACGCCTCGCAAATTGGCAACTACAGTGATACCAACCTAACCATCCAGTTCTACGACCAGGTGACCAGCGGTAACTTGGCGTACAGTGGAACCAACTTCCAGGAGGATGCCACCTGGAACGATGGACGGATCAGCACGACGAACACCATTACGCTCACGGGTGATACCTTCAATTCGCCGGGTGGCGGTGACTTTGTGGCGGCAGGGTGGGTGACGCCCACCAATATCCCAGTCGGTTTGACGGCCGTAGTCACGTATGTCAACAGCGGCACCTGCACGGTCACGCTGGCAGGGCAGGCCACGTCGCATGCAGCCGCCAGCAGCACGAACAACCTTGGACTGGCGTTCAGCAACGCGGCGTTTTTTGGAAATAATGCCTCGCTGATCGCCAACGCTTCTGTGACCAACCTGAGCGTCACGTTCATCGATCCGGCCACCAATGTGCAACTGCTCTACGGAGGAACGGTGTTCAGCGAGGCCGCCGCGAATGACGGCAGCATTTCAAACTCCATCAGCATTACCCTGACGAACGACTTGTTCAACGGCACCAACGGCGAGAATTTCGTGGCCACCGGCAAGGTGCACACCAACAATATCCCGGCGGGCCTGACCGCCGCGATCACCCGGGTGAACATCACCAATCTGACGGCCACGCTGACCGGCAATGCGCTGCTGCACAATACCAGCGACAACGTCGTCAACCTGACCTTTACGTTCCAGGACAGCGCCTTCCATAACACGGCGGCCTCGGCGATCACCAATGCCAACCGCTCCGATCTGTCGGTACAGTTCATCAACCCCGTGTTGACCTATGCAGGCAGTTTCGTCGAGTCCTGGCGCAACGATGGTTCTTTCAGCGACAGCACGCCAGTGGTGGTAACTTTGGCCGGTGACTCGTTCACTGGCGCGATCGGGGCGAACCTGCTTGGCTCGGGCGTCACGGTTACCAAGGTGCCGGCCGGCCTGACGGCGGTGGCGACGAAGACCGCGGCCCAGACTGTATCGCTCACGTTTTCGGGCACGGCCCTTGCCAACGAGGCGGCCAATAGCACCAATGTCACCGTCAGTTTCGGCGACCTCGCCTTCACGCGCGGGCCGGCCTCTGTCGTGACCAACAGCGGGGCGACTAATATTGCCGTGACGTTTGTCAGTGCGCTCAGCAACCTGTACGTGGCAACTGTGGCGAATGGTGGTAGCGACATGACTGGCAATGGCTCGTTGGCGAATCCGTATGCCACCATCACGAATGCGCTGGCGCATGCGCGAGATGGCTATGGCGACACGATTAATGTGGGGCCGGGAATCTTTACGGAGTGTGGCATCACGGTCGACAGGGGCGTCATCATCCATGGCGCCGGCCAGAACGTGACGATCGTCCAGGGCGCCGCGACGCGTTCGAGTGCGGCGGATCGGGTTTTCAATCTCCGGGGAGGAGGCGGCGGCAGTATCGGGAAGAACTTCAGCATTAACAACTTGACGGTTCGGTACGGTTATACGACGAACAGCGGGGCCGGCTTGCAGGTTGATAACGGCAGCAATCCTTACTGGAACACATATCTGGAGAACTGTACCTTCACCATGAACGATCAGAATGGAGGATCCGGTTCTGGCGGGGCCATTCAGGTCAACAAGTTCCCCAGCGTGACGCACCTCAGGAATTGTACCATCACCAGCAATACCACCTCCCACGCTGGTGGAGGTTTGTACGTGCGGGGCTCAGCGGGCCTGGAAATCAGTGGCTGCACCTTCGGATGGAATAGCGCATCGAATACGGCGGGAACGGGTGGCGGAGCGATCTACATCGATAACATTGGTGGGGGTATGGCCACTATAGAGAACTCCACATATGCTTACAATCAGGCCTTGGGATCGACGAAGGGCGGGGCGCTGTATTTCTACCTGGGGAGTTCTTGTACGGCTGAGGTGTACAACTGCACGGTCTACTCGAATAGCGCGTCCTATCAGGGTGGCGGAATTTACATCGATAACTCCGTAACGCCGGGGCGCGTGCTGGTGACCAGCAGTTTGGTGGCTCCGAACAGCGCCCCCAGTGGCGGAGCGGAAATCTATGTGGTGAGTGCAGCTCCCGCGGTGATCAGCCAATGCCTGGTTCAGGGCGCCATTGCAGGCACGTACACCGACGGCGGCGGCAACCAGATGGGCGTTAATGCCAAGGTGCTTCCGCTGGCCGACAATGGCGGGCCGACCTGGACTTGTGCGCTGGCTGTCGACAGCCCGGCGCGTGAGACGGGGTCAAACCCGTTGAACCTCACCACGGATCAGCGTGGTGCTGGATATACTCGGCAAATTGGCGCGGGCGTTGATATCGGCGCCTTCGAGTACGGCGCCGGCCCGGTGGGGAGCGTCTACAAGGTCCGCTAA
- a CDS encoding LacI family DNA-binding transcriptional regulator, with protein MANSEPKAATLRDVARRAGVSHVTVSRVLSGNLNVTPATSKTVMRAVRALKYQPNVAARTLVLRRGGNFPILLQAVVCHARHSLQTQLPGAFQMQVLQGVCDAVHTDGHTDFSMSYWRGDEDQERQLARLQRASGVLLMGNSDRELVVRMKNSGIKLVLADQDHEGIEIDAVVSDNLKGSRAAVRYLLDRGHRHIGWMGGPAYNNVYRQREEGVRLELAKARVPLAPRDCHNASEDDVLFYERAMLEWVRADHLPTALVLCSPLAMPGVLHVMREHNLRCPDDISLISLDLDANNAACRPRPTALATYPQTIGRQAMERLIKIVRSNTELPPLKTIVPMHLIEGESVATLSRASKKK; from the coding sequence ATGGCAAACTCAGAGCCAAAGGCCGCCACCCTTCGCGATGTGGCACGCCGGGCCGGTGTTTCACACGTCACCGTATCCCGCGTCCTCTCCGGCAACTTGAACGTGACACCCGCCACAAGCAAGACCGTGATGCGGGCGGTGCGGGCACTGAAGTACCAGCCGAATGTAGCCGCCCGCACGTTAGTCTTGCGCCGCGGGGGAAATTTCCCAATCCTTTTGCAGGCGGTGGTCTGTCATGCGCGGCATTCCCTCCAGACTCAGTTACCTGGCGCTTTCCAGATGCAGGTGTTGCAGGGCGTCTGCGACGCTGTCCATACGGACGGACACACGGACTTCAGCATGAGTTACTGGCGCGGAGACGAGGATCAGGAACGGCAGTTGGCGCGGCTCCAACGCGCCAGCGGAGTTCTACTGATGGGCAACTCCGACCGCGAACTGGTTGTGCGCATGAAAAATAGCGGGATCAAACTGGTCTTGGCGGACCAGGATCACGAGGGGATCGAGATCGACGCCGTGGTGTCCGACAACCTGAAGGGTAGCCGGGCAGCCGTCCGGTATCTTTTGGACCGGGGACACCGGCACATCGGCTGGATGGGTGGCCCCGCCTACAACAATGTCTATCGCCAACGGGAAGAAGGCGTCCGACTTGAACTGGCCAAGGCACGGGTGCCGCTCGCCCCCCGCGACTGTCACAACGCCAGCGAAGATGATGTGTTGTTCTATGAGCGGGCCATGCTCGAATGGGTACGCGCCGACCATCTGCCGACCGCTCTGGTCCTGTGCAGTCCGCTTGCCATGCCCGGCGTGCTGCATGTCATGCGCGAACATAACCTACGTTGCCCGGACGATATCAGCCTGATTTCGCTGGATCTGGATGCCAATAACGCGGCGTGCCGCCCGCGGCCAACCGCCCTGGCAACTTACCCGCAGACGATCGGGCGCCAGGCCATGGAGCGGTTGATCAAAATCGTCCGTTCAAACACCGAACTGCCGCCGCTCAAAACCATCGTCCCCATGCACTTGATCGAGGGCGAATCGGTCGCCACCTTGTCAAGGGCATCGAAAAAAAAGTAA